Proteins encoded together in one Vibrio metoecus window:
- a CDS encoding VOC family protein, which translates to MILNHVSVGVSNVASAVAFYDSVLSALSVSRSHYIDNVAAAYGENFEFWVGCPCENRAYSGNGTHIAFNAPSKESVDLFYATALELGGSCAGKPGLRPEYGETYYAAFIRDIDGNKIEAVFM; encoded by the coding sequence ATGATTCTAAATCACGTCTCAGTTGGTGTTTCAAATGTGGCATCTGCTGTGGCTTTTTACGATTCAGTTCTATCCGCATTATCGGTAAGTCGTTCGCATTACATCGATAATGTGGCGGCTGCCTACGGTGAGAATTTTGAGTTTTGGGTAGGTTGCCCATGTGAAAATAGAGCCTATTCTGGTAACGGAACTCACATCGCTTTCAATGCGCCAAGTAAAGAATCTGTTGACCTGTTTTATGCTACTGCATTAGAGCTTGGTGGCTCGTGTGCAGGTAAGCCTGGCTTACGTCCAGAGTACGGTGAGACTTACTATGCGGCATTTATTCGTGATATTGATGGAAACAAAATTGAAGCAGTTTTCATGTAG